In the genome of Lentimicrobium sp. L6, the window CAGAAAAGCACAAGCGGGTTCTTTCGAGTCCAGCGATATCCTTATCCTTGCAGCTCCTGTAGAGGAAGGCGAAGGTAGAGATATCCAAATTGAGTCGGGCGTATTTATGCAATACGGCGAAACCATAGAAAAACTGATTCACCAAGTTTTAGATCAGTTTGAAGTAAACGATGTTCAATTACAAATTCATGATAAAGGTGCCATTGAACCAGTTATACTTGCAAGAATGGAAACCGTGATGCAAAGAGCCCTCAATCAGCAAAAAGGTACCATGTATTAAAACTCCCACAATTTTTACCATGAAAAGAAAAAGAAGAACCATGTTATATATTCCGGGCAACAATCCAGCCATGTTGCTTCACGGAAGTGTTTACGGTGCCGATAGTTTGCTTCTCGATTTAGAAGACGCAGTGGCCCTTAACCAAAAAGATGCCGCTAGAAATTTGATTCAACAAATGCTCAAAAATGTGGATTATGGCAATACCGAGGTTTGCGTAAGAGTGAACCATCTAGATACTCCATTTGGAATGGAAGACCTAAAAGCCATTGTTCCATTGCAGCCAGATGCCATTCGTTATCCTAAAACCGAAACGGTGGAAGAGCTTCAAAGACTCATCACTTTGGTGGAGCAAATTGAAGATGAGCATGGATTACCCCATGACCAAATGACCATTCATATCATGATTGAAACAGCTTTGGGTGTTCAGAATGTATTCGATATTGCAAAATATTCTAAACGTGTAGATGCCATCACCATTGGTGGACAAGATTTAACTGCCGATATGAATATTAAAAGCTCTAAGAATAGCTCTGGTATTGACTTAGCTAGAAAAATGATTGTAATGGCCGCTAAAGCCAATAGAATAGATGCCATAGATACCGTCTGGGCTGATATTGACGATGAGGAAGGCTTGAAACAAGAAACTGAATTCATACGTCAGATTGGATTCTCAGGAAAAGCAGTCATTAATCCTCGACAAATAGACCCAATCCATGAAATATACACCCCTTCCGACGAAGAAATCCGTAAGGCTTATAGGGTAGTGAAAGAGTTCAACAAGAACGATGCAAAAGGTATTGGCGTTTTTGCCATAGATGGAAAAATGGTGGATGCACCCGTAGTCACAAGAGCCAGATACGTTCTGGAATTGGCAGGTGTAGATCATGCGAACATTTAATTTATTAGCGATGAATAAGAATAGTATAGGAAGAGAAATTCCAAAAAAGATAGAAGGCATTGGAGAACTAGAACCATATAGCGGTGCCTGGACCAAATTAAAAAAAGGTTGGATGGATGAGTTAACAAGCCCTCCACCAAATAAAGCCAAAATGCCTCATGCCGTTAAGCTTTGCGAAACGCTGGAAGAGGCCATTAAGAAATCAAATCCTAAAGATGGAATGACGGTTTCTTTCCATCACCATATGCGTAATGGAGAGAATATCTTGGTGAGATCTATCGATATTTTAGCCCAAATGGGAATTAAAGACATCACCTTGGCTTCTTCCTCTTTAAATGAGAGCCACAATTCCATCATCAAATATTTAGAGGATGGTACCATTACTCGCATTTGGACTTCCGGAATTAGGGGCAAATTAGGACAAGCTATTTCATCTGGTATTATGGATACACCCATCACTATCCACTCTCATGGTGGTAGAGTAAGAGCCATTCACACAGGTAAAATCTCCATTGACTTAGCCATTATTGCAGCTTCTGCAGCCGATGAAGAAGGAAATGCAACAGGTTCTATTGGCAAATCTGCTTTTGGTTCCTTGGGATATGCCCATATCGATT includes:
- a CDS encoding CoA ester lyase encodes the protein MKRKRRTMLYIPGNNPAMLLHGSVYGADSLLLDLEDAVALNQKDAARNLIQQMLKNVDYGNTEVCVRVNHLDTPFGMEDLKAIVPLQPDAIRYPKTETVEELQRLITLVEQIEDEHGLPHDQMTIHIMIETALGVQNVFDIAKYSKRVDAITIGGQDLTADMNIKSSKNSSGIDLARKMIVMAAKANRIDAIDTVWADIDDEEGLKQETEFIRQIGFSGKAVINPRQIDPIHEIYTPSDEEIRKAYRVVKEFNKNDAKGIGVFAIDGKMVDAPVVTRARYVLELAGVDHANI
- the citD gene encoding citrate lyase acyl carrier protein; the protein is MKITRKAQAGSFESSDILILAAPVEEGEGRDIQIESGVFMQYGETIEKLIHQVLDQFEVNDVQLQIHDKGAIEPVILARMETVMQRALNQQKGTMY